A window of the Cicer arietinum cultivar CDC Frontier isolate Library 1 chromosome 6, Cicar.CDCFrontier_v2.0, whole genome shotgun sequence genome harbors these coding sequences:
- the LOC101494613 gene encoding uncharacterized protein, with protein MVCMDGNKAFTLKYGGKNPWFDCHRRFLPHNHAFRRSKKGFTKNRVVKDEPPPILTGEEVWGWVHNIPRVIDNAHSKLSGYGNKTKDNEKARMDLAIICQRSDLELVPHNHGKMTKPKANYCLTSNETKNVCKWIKELKMPDGYASNLARCADVNIGQMNWMKSHDCRVFVECLLPFAFSSLPDHVWKPLTELSQFFKGLCNNTLRHDELVKLGENIPFIICKLERIFPPGFFDSMEHLPIHLLYEAKLGGPVQYRWIYTFERKMGDFKRTVKNKARVESSICMSYLHRETTYFCSHYFKTISLFDRSPRNEGAKLNDAVTTTLSISNQLGRPSGKAQTHWLSDAERSAFLHSNSIIEDDPISQTRIHGEFPEWFRAYASDKENGVTDPNLLSLAWGPDSMVKTWHKYYINGYKFHTKTWSQGKKTISSGVYVKGVTGGWEDDFYGVIQHIFELEYYKLPHKVALFYCQWFDPRRNRETKVHPQYDIVDIKMNRKYDLYDPFIIAQKARQVYYVPYPEMRTDKRHRSAVIKTKPTGHVEVDEVDEDCHIKMKIWHMLNN; from the exons ATGGTGTGTATGGATGGAAATAAGGCTTTTACCTTAAAATACGGTGGCAAAAATCCATGGTTTGATTGTCATCGTCGTTTCTTACCTCAtaatcatgcatttagaagaaGTAAAAAAGGGTTCACTAAAAATAGGGTTGTGAAAGATGAACCTCCTCCAATATTGACCGGTGAAGAAGTTTGGGGTTGGGTTCACAATATTCCACGAGTGATAGATAATGCACATTCTAAATTGTCTGGATATGGA AACAAGACTAAGGACAATGAAAAAGCACGAATGGACTTGGCCATCATTTGCCAACGTAGCGACTTGGAGTTGGTTCCACATAACCATGGAAAAATGACAAAACCTAAGGCAAATTATTGTCTTACGTCTAATGAGACAAAGAATGTTTGTAAATGGATAAAGGAGCTTAAGATGCCAGATGGGTATGCTTCTAACTTGGCAAGATGTGCAGATGTTAATATAGGACAAATGAATTGGATGAAAAGCCACGATTGTCGCGTATTTGTGGAGTGTTTGCTTCCATTTGCATTTAGTTCACTGCCTGACCATGTGTGGAAACCATTAACAGAATTAAGTCAATTCTTTAAAGGCTTGTGCAACAATACCTTAAGACACGATGAATTGGTCAAATTGGGTGAAAATATTCCATTCATCATATGCAAACTTGAAAGAATCTTTCCACCAGGATTCTTTGATTCAATGGAACATCTTCCAATTCACCTACTGTATGAGGCAAAACTTGGTGGTCCAGTTCAATATCGATGGATATATACATTTGAAAG AAAGATGGGTGATTTTAAGCGCACAGTGAAAAACAAGGCTAGAGTGGAAAGCTCAATATGTATGTCATACTTACATCGAGAGACAACATATTTTTGTTCCCACTATTTCAAAACAATCTCTTTGTTTGATAGAAGCCCGCGTAATGAAGGTGCAAAATTAAATGATGCTGTCACGACAACACTATCAATTAGCAATCAATTAGGACGTCCTAGTGGGAAGGCTCAAACTCATTGGTTAAGTGATGCTGAAAGAAG CGCCTTTTTGCACTCTAATTCCATTATTGAAGACGATCCTATATCTCAAACACGTATACATGGAGAATTCCCAGAATGGTTTCGTGCGTAT GCCAGTGACAAGGAAAATGGTGTGACTGACCCTAACTTGTTATCATTAGCTTGGGGTCCTGACTCAATGGTCAAAACATGGcacaagtattacattaatggatacaaatttcacacaaaaacTTGGTCTCAGGGTAAGAAAACCATAAGTAGTGGAGTTTATGTGAAAGGGGTTACTGGAGGATGGGAAGATGATTTCTATGGAGTTATCCAACATATCTTTGAGTTGGAGTATTACAAATTGCCTCACAAGGTAGCCTTGTTTTATTGCCAATGGTTTGATCCTAGACGAAATAGAGAAACCAAAGTTCATCCGCAATATGATATTGTAGATATCAAGATGAATCGGAAATATGATCTCTATGATCCCTTCATAATTGCACAAAAAGCtagacaagtgtattatgtaCCTTATCCTGAAATGCGAACTGATAAGCGTCACCGATCTGCCGTTATCAAAACAAAGCCTACGGGTCATGTAGAGGTGGACGAAGTCGATGAGGACTGCCATATCAAGATGAAGATATGGCACATGTTGAACAATTAA
- the LOC101494926 gene encoding uncharacterized protein, with protein MDGYHPYRSWVYDKLYVQRRGLKPAFAKGVEEFTTKAISRNQFVKDGGIRCPCHNCMCSGILSASEVKLHLYRFGFQPNYWYWTEHGEEAPHIDPENIPSSSGNIDNDDPFTLMQHMVDDAFGPTYDFQNMGDEGNEEENNEEPPNDDVQDFYDLLTAANKPLYEGASDSKLSICVKLLACKSNWNVPQKCLDFFASMLVDVCPFKDSLPKKIYQAKKLVIMLGLKFEKIDCCVKGCMLYYKDNSADIECRFCHEPRYIPRKPEIGIHKDIPVKRVFYMPITPWLKRLYASTETVAQMRWHQHNRSSSGSLRHPSDGEAWNHFDAKYPNFANEPRNVRLGLCSDGFTPYIQASSTPYSCWPVVVTPYNLPPEMCMTKPFMFLTCLIPGPSNPKANIDVYLQPLIDELKQLWSEGALTYDISMKQNFVMRATIM; from the coding sequence ATGGATGGCTACCATCCATATCGTAGTTGGGTATATGATAAACTTTATGTTCAACGAAGGGGGTTGAAACCAGCCTTCGCAAAAGGTGTTGAAGAGTTTACAACAAAGGCAATAAGTCGAAATCAATTTGTAAAAGATGGTGGCATCAGATGTCCTTGTCACAATTGCATGTGTAGCGGTATATTGTCTGCAAGTGAAGTCAAACTTCACTTGTATAGGTTTGGGTTCCAACCAAATTATTGGTATTGGACTGAGCATGGTGAAGAAGCCCCACATATTGACCCAGAAAATATTCCAAGTAGTAGTGGAAATATTGATAACGATGATCCGTTTACGTTAATGCAACATATGGTCGATGATGCATTTGGTCCTACGTATGACTTCCAAAATATGGGTGATGAAGGCAACGAGGAAGAGAATAATGAAGAGCCCCCAAATGATGATGTTCAAGACTTTTATGATTTGTTAACTGCTGCAAACAAACCCTTATATGAGGGGGCTTCtgattcaaaactttcaatatGCGTGAAACTTTTAGCTTGCAAATCAAATTGGAATGTTCCACAGAAATGTCTTGATTTCTTTGCAAGCATGCTTGTAGATGTGTGTCCTTTTAAGGATTCacttccaaaaaaaatttaccaagcGAAAAAATTGGTGATAATGCTAGGATTGAAGTTTGAGaaaattgattgttgtgttaaagggtGCATGTTGTACTACAAAGACAATAGTGCAGATATAGAGTGTAGGTTTTGCCATGAACCTCGATATATTCCTCGTAAGCCTGAGATAGGTATCCATAAAGACATTCCAGTTAAGAGGGTGTTCTATATGCCGATCACTCCATGGTTAAAAAGATTGTATGCATCAACAGAAACTGTTGCCCAAATGAGATGGCATCAACATAATAGATCGAGTTCAGGCAGTTTACGTCATCCATCAGATGGGGAAGCTTGGAACCATTTTGATGCAAAGTATCCAAACTTCGCAAATGAACCAAGAAATGTAAGGCTTGGTTTATGTTCTGATGGCTTCACGCCATACATTCAGGCCTCTTCAACCCCATATTCTTGTTGGCCTGTTGTTGTGACCCCGTATAATCTCCCGCCCGAAATGTGCATGACTAAACCATTCATGTTTTTGACTTGTCTCATACCTGGACCATCTAACCCAAAAGCAAACATTGATGTATATTTACAACCGTTAATAGATGAGCTTAAACAGTTGTGGAGTGAAGGGGCTTTGACTTATGATATTTCCATGAAACAAAATTTTGTAATGAGAGCAACCATAATGTga